The Mycobacterium riyadhense sequence CCGCGCGAAGCGGCCGGTAATCCTAGCCGGGCATGGCGCCGCCCGCGGTAACGCCACCGCGGCGTTGATCAGGTTCTCCGAGGAGCTCGGTGTCCAGGTCGCCAACAGCTTCCACGGCAAGGGCGTCATGCCCGACGATCATCCCAACAGCATTGGGACGCTGGGATTTATGCGGCATGACTATGTGAACTTCGGATTCGACAACGCCGACGTCGTCATCGCGGTCGGCTATGAGCTGCAGGAATTCGATCCGGTGCGGATCAACCCGAGTGGTGACAAGGAGATCATTCACATCCACCGCTTCCCCGCCGAGGTCGACGCGCACTATTCGGTGAGCGTCGGCATAATCGGCGAGATCAGCGACTCGCTGAATGCGGTTGCTGACGCGCTGGCCGGCCACCGCTTCCACGACACCTGCGAGGCTCCCGGATCTGGCTTGCTGGCTGAGGAATTCGCCCGAGGGCAACAGGATTCGCGGTTCCCGTTGGCGCCGCAACGAGTGGTCGCCGACATCCGGGCCGCGCTGGGACGCTGCGACGTCGTACTGGTCGACACCGGCGCCACCAAGATGTGGATGGCCAGGCTTTATCCGACGTACGAGCCCAACACCTGTTTGGTCTCAAACGGTCTGTCTGCCATGGGGTTTGCGTTGCCTGGTGCACTTGGGGTCAAGTTGGCCCGCCCGGAGGTTAAGGTGCTGGCTGTGGTGGGCGACGGCGCGTTCATGATGAACTCCCAAGAGATCGAAACCGCTGTCCGGGAACGTATCCCATTGGTGGTCCTGATTTGGGACGACGGCGGGTATGGCCTCATCGAATGGAAAATGGACCTCGAACTCGGCGAGCACCACTACGTTTCGTTCGACAATCCGGACGTGGTGAGTTACGCGGAAAGCTTCGGCGCCAAGGGTTATCGGATCACTAGCGCCGACGAATTGTTGCCGACGCTCAAGGCGGCCCTTGACGACGACGGCGTGACGCTGATTTCCTGCCCGGTCGACTATTCGGAGAACCTGCGGCTGACCGACCGGTTGGGCGAGCTGGATGAGACGCTGTAAGCACTTCTGTCACTTGGGTATCGCCAGAGAGCGTATCGACTTTTTGCCCACCTCAAAGCGACAGTCCGCTTGTTTGTCGCTCAACTGCACCACAGCGATTAACCTGCCGGTCACGTTACGACACCCGGCACGGACTGCTCGATCGGCTGGCCATGTGTCCCTGAACTTTGTGCCGGTATGTATCAACGTCGCCAAACTCCGGCATGTATGGCCGTCGCCAGTAGAGGGCAAGCGGATTGGCGTTGGAGATCGGGTTCTGACTTGCTGATGCCGTGGTGATGCTCGAAGGCTTCGAGCCGACCGTCGCCCCTCCTCCGCCCCGGGTTAGACGTTAGGGAAGCGCCGTCGTACGCGCTGGTTCTAGACCAGGACATTTTCGACAGTATCCGTGCGTATGCGGCCATAGCGGTGAGCTTCTCCTCAAGGCCGTCCTGCGGTCCCACCACGCCAATGTGACCCGAAAACGACGTAAGGCCTGATGAGAGGCCTACTTTCCCAGGTTCGGCACAGTTGTCGCTGCGAGGTGGGCAAAACGCGTGTCCGCTGGGACAGAGGCCAATGAGGCAGATGTGATTGCCGCGATTGGGTGTAGCGCTCACTTCCCCAGCGACATCGGAGAGACATATCGCCCGATCAACGTGCGATGCCACCAAGCATGATCGCGTCGCAGCTCAGCCAACGTCGTGAACCGGTACACGTAGAGCTGCGCGCGCACATACCGAGGCGGGGAATCCGGGAACGGATTGCGGCGCAGCAGACGCAGCGTCGGCGGATCGTTGCGCAGCAACCGCGTCAGAAACGGCGTCATCCACGGCAGCGCGTAGCCCGGAGAAATGGCGGCAAACCACATCAGCCAGTCCAACCGCAAATGATACGGGGCGAATTGCCTCGGCAATCGGCGCAAATCGGTAGGCTTGCCCTTGAATTCGTACTCCTTCCAGACCGTCTGCTCGGTGATCTTGGAATCGGAAGTGCCTTCGATCACCACTTCCCGACGGATGCGGCAGATGCTGCCGAAGGCGCCATAGGTATTGGCCAAGTGAAATGGATTGAACGACATGTTCATTCGCTGCTCGGCGGACAACAGGTTACGTGCCGGCCAGTAGCTCAGCAGTAGCATCACAGCAGTGAATGCGATCACCAGGCCGGCGAACCACGGCGGCGCTTCCGGCGGCACAGGCTGGACCGGGACCGGTACCGGCAACAGTCGCGTCGCCGACGATTGGTCGATTGCGCTGCACGCCAATAGGATCGTCACCCAATTGAGCCAGGCGAAGTTGCCGGACGTCACCAGCCACAACTGCGTGACGATGATGATGGCGGCGGCAATGCTGGCCACGGGCTGAGGTGCGAACAACCCGAACGGTACCACGAGCTGAGCAAAATGGTTGCCCGCCACCTCGATTCGGTGTAGTGGCTTGGGCAGATGATGGAAGAACCAGCTCATCGGGCCCGGCATCGGTTGTGTCTCATGGTGATAGTACAGGCACGTCAGATCCCGCCAGCACCGATCACCGCGCATTTTGATCAGTCCGGCACCGAATTCGACCCGGAATAGCAACCAGCGCGCCAACAGCAACGTCAGCAACGGCGGGGCCACCCGCTCGTTGCCGAGGAAGATCATCAGGAATCCGGTCTCCAAGAGCAGTGACTCCCAACCGAACGAGTACCACGCCTGTCCGACGTTGACGATTGACAGGTAAAGCACCCACAGCGTCAGCCACATCAGCATCCCGGCCCACAACGGCGCCAGGCCGGCCGCGCCGGCGACGATAGCCGCCGAAAGCGCGGCGCCGAACCAGCAGACGCTCGCGAACAGCCGGTCGGAATAGCGGAAGTGAAAAAGGCTGGGCGCCCGGCGAAACGACTGTCCGGCTACATACCGCGAGACCGGCAGCATCCCATGTTCTCCGATGAGCGCACGGAACTGCCGCGCGGCGGCGACGAAGGCAATCAGATAGATGACCGCGGTGCCACGCTCGAGCACCAGAGCCCCGAGCCAGTATTCGGGCGCCGAAAACCAACCCACTTGTCCAGTCAACCAGTCGGTAAACCGGTAGCCAACTACCCGTCGCGGCCGTGGCGCATGCTCACGGCCGAAGCCGCCACAGCGGCAAGCGAAATCATTGCCAGCAGTTGGACGCTCGCGGAATGCCCGGCGTACCCGTCGACGGATCGCCATGGGTACCGGGACAGTACCGCCCCTGCCAGGATCAAGCCGCCGGCGCTGAGTCCGACGGTGAGCCTGTCGCGCAGCCGCTCTCGGTGCCGCAACACATACCGTAGGCCCAAGGCGGCCCCAACCACGACGCCGCCGCCCGGACCGGCAATGAGCACCCCGGCCCCTAGCACACCGACAGCGGCCCAGCACCCA is a genomic window containing:
- a CDS encoding acetolactate synthase large subunit, whose amino-acid sequence is MSTAAQLMVKCLENEGVTVVFGIPGEENIRFIQALAASDIRYVLTRHEQAAAFMAEMYGRVTGRAAVVSATLGPGAINMQLGVADATTNSTPMVAISAQVGQDRQYKESHQYVDLVSMFAPITRWAAGIPTARAIPEMFRKAFKVAETERPAAVYLAVPEHIDADAADYDLTPLPRNVVRADAPAPRQVTRAVDILRRAKRPVILAGHGAARGNATAALIRFSEELGVQVANSFHGKGVMPDDHPNSIGTLGFMRHDYVNFGFDNADVVIAVGYELQEFDPVRINPSGDKEIIHIHRFPAEVDAHYSVSVGIIGEISDSLNAVADALAGHRFHDTCEAPGSGLLAEEFARGQQDSRFPLAPQRVVADIRAALGRCDVVLVDTGATKMWMARLYPTYEPNTCLVSNGLSAMGFALPGALGVKLARPEVKVLAVVGDGAFMMNSQEIETAVRERIPLVVLIWDDGGYGLIEWKMDLELGEHHYVSFDNPDVVSYAESFGAKGYRITSADELLPTLKAALDDDGVTLISCPVDYSENLRLTDRLGELDETL
- a CDS encoding lipase maturation factor family protein encodes the protein MGWFSAPEYWLGALVLERGTAVIYLIAFVAAARQFRALIGEHGMLPVSRYVAGQSFRRAPSLFHFRYSDRLFASVCWFGAALSAAIVAGAAGLAPLWAGMLMWLTLWVLYLSIVNVGQAWYSFGWESLLLETGFLMIFLGNERVAPPLLTLLLARWLLFRVEFGAGLIKMRGDRCWRDLTCLYYHHETQPMPGPMSWFFHHLPKPLHRIEVAGNHFAQLVVPFGLFAPQPVASIAAAIIIVTQLWLVTSGNFAWLNWVTILLACSAIDQSSATRLLPVPVPVQPVPPEAPPWFAGLVIAFTAVMLLLSYWPARNLLSAEQRMNMSFNPFHLANTYGAFGSICRIRREVVIEGTSDSKITEQTVWKEYEFKGKPTDLRRLPRQFAPYHLRLDWLMWFAAISPGYALPWMTPFLTRLLRNDPPTLRLLRRNPFPDSPPRYVRAQLYVYRFTTLAELRRDHAWWHRTLIGRYVSPMSLGK